A genomic window from Candidatus Kouleothrix ribensis includes:
- a CDS encoding GAF domain-containing protein, translated as MALNESSTAEIRIDALTRITEAIETAATLDDLLMLALRELTILFEVPRGGVALLNDEGSDGQVVCEYPLRAEPAPALQPADMAILQRAIRRRQPTQIHDTQYSNHTQRSLELLRAYGLHSALIVPLVAQDRIIGMLALGTDATRQFANDEVALVRTLASQLAAAISAFRIHDEAQRRNQELSTLNEIASTITSTLDTSEVYRLVVQRLNAYFNVEAGSLLLVDEATGDLHFVMTIEGGEAKLAGVKVPMGHGVVGAVAKSRRWDIVPDAQSDPRFYRKISEDLGFVTKSILCVPMIAKGRVIGVIELLNKRDGQFTADEAERLMRMAAFIGVAIENARLFQQVASGRDRLAAILNSTADGILMTDMDGVVLTANPMAAELFGAPESQLTGRMLDDLLRALHSRAREVSSRTRGGDGANGEGDAPIHVSDIELGGTHHRYVRHLSMPVRDADGEVYGQLTVLRDITQERELEQLRDDWTSMLVHDLRAPLTSIMNGVMMVKRGIGGPVTDAQTELLGIAYQGSQAMLELVNNLLDISKMEQGRLTLDIEPVAPYTIIDQAIDRLRVSARSKNVTLEQRIALDLPLIDADDDKIVRVLQNLIDNAIKFSLAEGRVTVGAHAFGSEHALPADVPAHPLFDTGEWIVFWVQDRAMGIPAAYHERIFEKFGQVRGRKVRGTGLGLTFCKLAVEAHHGQIWLESEEGVGSVFAFALPLGHSDER; from the coding sequence AATTCGGATTGATGCACTGACGCGCATCACCGAGGCGATCGAGACTGCTGCCACGCTCGATGACCTGCTCATGCTGGCGCTGCGCGAGCTGACCATCTTGTTCGAGGTGCCGCGCGGCGGCGTGGCACTGCTCAACGACGAAGGGAGCGACGGCCAGGTGGTCTGTGAGTACCCACTACGCGCCGAGCCAGCGCCAGCGCTTCAGCCGGCTGATATGGCCATTCTTCAGCGCGCAATCCGCCGCCGCCAGCCGACCCAGATCCACGATACTCAGTATAGCAACCACACGCAGCGCTCACTCGAGCTACTGCGTGCCTACGGCCTGCACTCGGCCCTGATCGTGCCGCTGGTGGCACAAGATCGGATTATTGGCATGCTGGCGCTCGGCACCGACGCGACGCGCCAGTTCGCGAACGACGAGGTGGCGCTGGTGCGCACGCTGGCTAGCCAGCTTGCTGCGGCGATCTCGGCCTTTCGTATTCACGACGAGGCCCAGCGCCGTAATCAGGAGCTGAGCACACTGAATGAGATCGCCTCGACGATTACCTCGACGCTTGATACCAGCGAGGTGTACCGGCTCGTAGTGCAGCGCCTGAACGCGTATTTCAATGTCGAAGCCGGCTCGCTGTTGCTGGTGGATGAAGCGACTGGCGACCTGCATTTCGTGATGACGATCGAGGGCGGCGAGGCCAAGCTGGCAGGCGTGAAAGTGCCCATGGGCCATGGCGTCGTCGGCGCGGTGGCCAAGAGCCGGCGCTGGGATATTGTGCCCGATGCGCAGAGCGACCCGCGCTTCTACCGCAAGATCAGCGAAGATCTCGGGTTCGTAACCAAGTCGATCTTATGTGTGCCGATGATTGCGAAAGGCCGAGTAATCGGCGTGATCGAGCTGCTCAACAAGCGCGACGGCCAGTTTACCGCCGATGAGGCCGAGCGGCTGATGCGCATGGCTGCGTTCATTGGCGTGGCGATTGAGAACGCGCGCCTGTTCCAGCAGGTCGCCAGCGGCCGCGATCGGCTGGCTGCGATCTTGAATTCAACTGCCGACGGCATCCTCATGACCGATATGGACGGTGTCGTGCTGACGGCGAACCCCATGGCTGCCGAACTATTCGGCGCACCCGAGTCGCAGTTGACTGGCCGCATGCTCGATGATCTGCTGCGGGCGCTGCATAGCCGCGCGCGCGAGGTAAGCTCGCGCACACGTGGTGGCGATGGCGCCAATGGCGAGGGCGATGCGCCGATCCATGTGAGTGATATTGAGCTTGGCGGCACGCACCACCGCTATGTGCGGCACCTGAGCATGCCGGTGCGTGATGCCGACGGCGAGGTCTATGGCCAGCTGACGGTGCTGCGCGATATCACGCAGGAGCGCGAGCTCGAGCAGCTGCGCGACGACTGGACTAGTATGCTCGTACACGACCTGCGCGCACCGCTCACCTCGATCATGAATGGCGTCATGATGGTCAAGCGCGGCATTGGCGGCCCGGTGACCGACGCGCAGACGGAGCTACTCGGGATCGCCTACCAGGGTAGCCAGGCCATGCTCGAGCTGGTGAACAACCTGCTCGATATTTCGAAAATGGAGCAAGGCCGCCTGACCCTCGATATCGAGCCGGTTGCGCCGTATACGATCATCGACCAGGCGATCGACCGGCTGCGCGTGTCGGCGCGCAGCAAGAATGTGACGCTTGAGCAGCGCATCGCGCTGGATCTACCGCTGATCGATGCCGACGACGACAAGATCGTGCGCGTGCTGCAGAACCTGATCGATAATGCGATTAAATTCTCGCTGGCCGAAGGCCGCGTGACGGTTGGCGCACATGCATTCGGCAGCGAGCACGCACTGCCGGCCGATGTGCCTGCGCACCCGCTCTTCGATACCGGCGAGTGGATCGTGTTCTGGGTTCAGGATCGCGCCATGGGCATTCCCGCCGCATATCACGAGCGTATCTTTGAGAAGTTCGGCCAGGTGCGCGGGCGCAAAGTGCGCGGTACTGGGCTGGGGCTGACCTTTTGCAAGTTGGCAGTCGAGGCCCATCATGGGCAGATCTGGCTTGAGAGCGAAGAGGGCGTGGGTAGCGTGTTCGCCTTTGCACTTCCACTGGGGCATAGCGATGAACGCTGA